AGAGAATGATTTTGCAATAGATGCCATGTCAAGGCCGCTTGAGGCCCTTGGATACAATATTACTGATAAAATGGCAATACGCGGCTATTTTGAAAAAGGATCAGTGCTCCGTGATGATGATCTCATCCGGAAGGTGCACTCTGCCGGAATTAAGCTATCAGAGATGAAATGAATTCTCCGGATAAATACTTCTGATCGTTTAGAATACCCGGATCATCATATAAATTAATATAAACTGAATTAAAACTGAACTAATACAAAAAAACACGAGGATTAAAAATGTTAGGACTAATTATCGGCGGAGTCATCATACTGGTTGTAATAGTGCTCATACTGTGGTCAGTAAGCATCTACAACAGATACTTCAGCCTTAAAAACTCATCAGAGGCAACACTCGGACAGATCAAAGTCGCTATGAAAAAGCGTCTTGACATGATCTCACAGCTTCTCGGCTCAGTTAAAAGCTATGCAGAATTTGAGAAATCAACACTTGAATCTGTAACAAAGATGAGAAGCAGCGTAGGCAGCGCAGGTGCAGGAGATCTGAACAAAATCGAGGCTGAATCAAGATCAGTTCTCGGCAGGCTCTTTGCAGTGATGGAAAATTACCCTGATCTCAAGACATCACAGACAGTGCAGGAACTTATGTCATCAATAAAGGATATTGAAGATGAGATTGCAAGGCAGAGATATACGTACAACAACATCTCACAGCAGTTCAACACCATGCTTGAGACAATCCCGTCAAACATAATCGGAAACATGATCCACATGCAGAAGCTAGATTACCTTGAATTTGCGGACGAAAACCTTGAAAAAGCTCCGGAAATAAAATTCTGAATGGGTAAACCATAATGGATGAAAAGAAACAGATTGCAGTAATTATAACTGCAACCCTTTTAATCGGCCTATTTTCTATAATCATTGCAGGGGCATTCCAGTCACTGCCGGCAGACTTTGGAGGAGATCTCACAGCCGAATCCTATGAAGTCACCTGGAGTGAAGACGGTACCCTGACTGAAAAATATGTCTATAACGTACAGTCATCCGGAGAATACCGCATGCTGTACAGAGTCTGGGCAGCTCCGCTTACATGGTCAGAAAACCCGGATGAAATACAGAACAGCGGATATATAGAACTCACCGGAGTCAGAGCGCCGGATGGAACCGTTGGATATGTCAAAACAAAGTCCGGTGCAGTGTATATAATCGGCAAAGATTCTCAGGCAAAATCATTTGTAACAGACAAAGCGTACGAAAACGAGGCCGGAATCTTAAACCTCAATTACTTTGAGCCTGGAAAATATGAGGTTGAATATACATACAACATCTACCCTCCAATCGAATATGACGATGAAGCAGTCCATGTAAACCTGATGTTTGCAAGTGAGCATATTCCCTATAAAAATGTAAAAATTGTTCTTGAATCGGATGACATAACCGAAGTATTCACACATCCACCTTCATACAATATCGAAAAGGAAGATGGCAGGGTAGTCATCACCGGAAGTTCACCAGAGGATGAAATAATAGAGACTGAATTCCTGATGAATCCGGAGGCATTACAGTCACTTAAAGGATACAAGAGGCAGATCTCCGGAGTAAAAGAGAAGACAGAATCTGCAAATGACAGTTACAGCATTGGATTTTTCCTTGCAGATATTTTACTGCTAATCGGAAAGATACTCGTTATCCTGACGCCGTTTTTATTTGTACTGCTCTACCTTAAATCGGGGCGGGAAAAAAAGTTTACAGTCCCGGAATACCTGAGCACAATTCCGAACAAAAAACTTACTCCCTGGCAGGTAAACCTCGTATTCAGCAAAGATGCCTTTGAATCTGACGAGAACGGCTTTTATGCAACCCTACTCTCTCTCCATAAGCAGAAAAAACTCCGGATGAGTGAAAAGCCGGATAAGAAAGGCATCCTGATAGAACTTCTTGATCCTGAAAGTCCGGACAGATATGAACAGAATGTCTTAAACTTTGTCTCCCTTTATTCCGGAGATGACAATATTCTCGATACAGAATACTTTGAGAGCATTGCAAAGAGTGCAAAACATTCATCGGCCGATGAACATCTGGCCCTCGCAGTAAAGGAGAACCTCCAGTCACTCACCAGTGGTTCTGATCAGTCCATATCCGGAAAATATGCAACAGACGGAAGGGGCCTTCTTCTGCCCTTCATAATCGGAGGAATAATTTACATTCTGCTGGCAGTTGCCCTCTTTGTATTTGCCGAAGATGCGGCAGGAATGATCTTCATAGCAATATTCCTTGGAATAGTGATGATTGTCCAGGCAGTGGTGGCAATGGTATTTCCTTCCACAGTATTTGGAAACTGGAAAGAGGATTACTACAAAGAGAAGCTTGAATGGGACTCATTCAAAAATTTCCTCTCCGACTTAAGCCAGATAAAGAAATACAGTCCTGACGACATCAATATGTGGGGCGAATGGCTCATCTACGGCACTGCACTCGGCGCAGGCAAAAATGTCGAAAAGGCGATGAAGGAACTCAATATAAACATATCTGAGTCCGGGTACTTCTATCCCCACTATCTCTGGTATGCAGGATTTTACTCCATAAGCACATTCACGCCGCCTTCGCAGGGCGGAAGCGGAGGGGGATTTGGTGCCGGAGGAGGTTTTGGCGGTGGTGGCGCCGGCGGAAGATAATTATAATGTGTCTATTATATGAACTTCTGCGGGATTGACTAAAAATAATATTTTTAATCATATGTTTCTGCTCAGAATTTCTTTTTATTGAATACTATTTTTTTAATCCCGCCCGTAGGAAAGTCCGGTTTATCATAATAGCGAGGGATTATATGGATATGGCAGTGCATAACTGTCTGCTCAGCAGCCTCACCGACATTTGTGACAATATTGTATCCTCCGGGTGAAAACTTCTCATCAAGAATTTCTTTTGCCTGAATTATCATCTCAGGAAGTTTTTTTATCTCAGCACCAGTCAGTACAAAATAATCCACACAATGACGTAAGGGAATGATCAGAAGATGCCCCGGACTTGCGGGATAATCATCCCATCTTGCATACCACAGTGAATTTTTAAAAACAATATCTTTTTCTTCCGGTGAACAAAAAGGGCATATCAACTTACTCATAAAGAATACCTCATCCGGATTTGGAACTTTCCGGTTAGAATTTATCTCTGATTCATAAAATTTAGGGAATAAATTAACAATACCAAATCCGATATTATTTATTGAGATTAAGGCAGGATAATTATCACGATATTGTCTCATAAAGCAGTTCTCTGAATTAAGAATCAAATAAACAGAGATTATCTGAAAAAATAATAATTGCAGGCAGAAATATGGAGGAAGAAATTACCGGAAATTTAGACCGGAAAGCTGAGGACTCAATTGTCAGAAGGGTGGCATGGTATTCACTTATAGTCAATACAATGCTTGTAATTGTAAAACTGTACCTCTCATGGGTATCAGGCAGCCTTGCACTTGAAGCAGATGCTATACATTCATTCATAGACGTTCTTGCTTCAATTGCACTTATTGCCGGTATCTGGCTCTCATGTCTCAAGAGAGAAAATTATCCGTACGGACTGTACAAAATTGAAAATCTGGTCTCTGTGATTATTGCCTTCCTCGTATTCCTGACAGCCTGGGAGATACTTACTGAGGCTGTATCCGGAGGAGATACTACTGTATCATTCAGCGGTTGGGTGCTCTTTGCAGTTGCTGCGCTGATCTCCGTTCCATATATTCTTGGCAGATATGAAGTCCGGATGGGTAGAAAATACAACTCTCCTGGTCTGATAGCAGACGGAAAACAGCATATCGTTGATGTACTCTCAACATCAGTGGTATTCTCTGCACTCTTTGCCCAGTACTTTGGAATTCCGGTGGACAGCATTGCAGCTGCAATAGTGGCATTTTTCATTGCATATTCCGGGTGGGAGATACTAAAAGACAGTATGAGAACCCTGCTTGATGCGTCAATAGATTATGATACAAGGGACAGGATCAAATCTGCAATATTATCAGACCCAATGGTGACTGGAATAAAAGATCTAACTGCAAGAAATTCCGGGCGTTTCATCTTTGTTGAAGCAACTGTCAATATGAAGAGATTAGATCTTTCAGAGGCTCATAATGCAAGCGAAAGGATAGAATTAAAAATCAATGAAATTGTTCCAAATGTTGAGAGGGTTGTTATCCATTACGAACCAAAAGAGAAATTACACCTGAGATATGCCGTCCCGACAGAAAATCCGGAAGGGAAAATCTGTCCTCACTTTGGAGAAGCCCCGTATTTCACAATTCTGGAATTCAGTATCAAAGATGCAAAACTTATGCGAAAGGAGACAATATCCAATCCTGTGGTCGGCCTGGAAAGACAGAAAGGGATCCGTTCTGCGGAATTTCTCTTAACCTGCAAGCCGGATGTCATATATTCAAAACAGCCGCTTGCAGGAAAATCGGCTGAATATGTATTTGAGTCTGCCGGAATTCTGGTGAAACTGACAGGAGCCGATCATACTGGAGATCTGATTAAAGAGATTAAGAGTGAACTAATGATGGATAAGGGGAGTGATCCTGCCGCCCTCACCGGAGATAAAACAGACTGAATAATGGAGAATATATCTTATGAAAAATTACGCTCATTACCTGAATATCATATATATCGTCTGTGTGCAGACAGACTGCTGTAAAATTAGTGAATGCCTGTTGCAATGAAGGTACACTTTCCAAAATTCTCTCAGTTATACTCTGATAATTCCTGAAAGGGCGTCCGTGCATTAAAAGAATATGCTGTTTCGGTTCTTAATTGCAGGACTATTATTCCACAATCAGATCTTCAGCGTACCTGTTCTCATTTGCCAGGAGGAATTCATCTGACATATGCAGGCATTTTACCGGACATACATCATTGCACTGTCCGCAGAATATGCACTGAGTCACATAAATTCTGATGGTTCTTGTATCATCAATGAATTCTATTGCATGAGCGGGGCAGACTCTTGTGCATATTTTACAGCCTATGCAGATGTCATGGTCATATATAATTTTACCCCTGTAGTTATCCGGAGTATTAACTGCCGGATTTATTCGTGCCTTCCCTTCGGATACATCTGATAAAAATCCGTTAACTGACTTTGGCAGATATTTTGCGGGGAAAAGGTTTGTTGCCGGCTTTTTGATAACCTGTCTTAACACCTCTGCAACCGTGGGCATAAATTTCATACTTAAACACCCTCCAGAATAAAAGCATCAATTCCGACGAGGAACAGCGCAAAGAGACCGATTAGAGTGATGTATATCCAGTAAAACGAAACCAAATGGTTTATTCTGAATCTTGCCATGCTCACCCTGATTAAAGTTACTGAGAAAAAGAGAACCACAACCAGTTTTAGAAAGTAAAATAAAAGGTCAACAACCGGAGCAATCATCGTAGGCAGTGAAATAAACCATGACAGATTCCAGGGCAGAAACACTGCTACAATAAGGGCCAGCATTGCTAATGTCTTAACGCCCCCGGCAAGATAAAATAA
The sequence above is a segment of the Methanoplanus limicola DSM 2279 genome. Coding sequences within it:
- a CDS encoding 4Fe-4S dicluster domain-containing protein produces the protein MKFMPTVAEVLRQVIKKPATNLFPAKYLPKSVNGFLSDVSEGKARINPAVNTPDNYRGKIIYDHDICIGCKICTRVCPAHAIEFIDDTRTIRIYVTQCIFCGQCNDVCPVKCLHMSDEFLLANENRYAEDLIVE
- a CDS encoding DUF2207 domain-containing protein encodes the protein MDEKKQIAVIITATLLIGLFSIIIAGAFQSLPADFGGDLTAESYEVTWSEDGTLTEKYVYNVQSSGEYRMLYRVWAAPLTWSENPDEIQNSGYIELTGVRAPDGTVGYVKTKSGAVYIIGKDSQAKSFVTDKAYENEAGILNLNYFEPGKYEVEYTYNIYPPIEYDDEAVHVNLMFASEHIPYKNVKIVLESDDITEVFTHPPSYNIEKEDGRVVITGSSPEDEIIETEFLMNPEALQSLKGYKRQISGVKEKTESANDSYSIGFFLADILLLIGKILVILTPFLFVLLYLKSGREKKFTVPEYLSTIPNKKLTPWQVNLVFSKDAFESDENGFYATLLSLHKQKKLRMSEKPDKKGILIELLDPESPDRYEQNVLNFVSLYSGDDNILDTEYFESIAKSAKHSSADEHLALAVKENLQSLTSGSDQSISGKYATDGRGLLLPFIIGGIIYILLAVALFVFAEDAAGMIFIAIFLGIVMIVQAVVAMVFPSTVFGNWKEDYYKEKLEWDSFKNFLSDLSQIKKYSPDDINMWGEWLIYGTALGAGKNVEKAMKELNINISESGYFYPHYLWYAGFYSISTFTPPSQGGSGGGFGAGGGFGGGGAGGR
- a CDS encoding LemA family protein, giving the protein MLGLIIGGVIILVVIVLILWSVSIYNRYFSLKNSSEATLGQIKVAMKKRLDMISQLLGSVKSYAEFEKSTLESVTKMRSSVGSAGAGDLNKIEAESRSVLGRLFAVMENYPDLKTSQTVQELMSSIKDIEDEIARQRYTYNNISQQFNTMLETIPSNIIGNMIHMQKLDYLEFADENLEKAPEIKF
- a CDS encoding HIT family protein; amino-acid sequence: MSKLICPFCSPEEKDIVFKNSLWYARWDDYPASPGHLLIIPLRHCVDYFVLTGAEIKKLPEMIIQAKEILDEKFSPGGYNIVTNVGEAAEQTVMHCHIHIIPRYYDKPDFPTGGIKKIVFNKKKF
- a CDS encoding cation diffusion facilitator family transporter translates to MEEEITGNLDRKAEDSIVRRVAWYSLIVNTMLVIVKLYLSWVSGSLALEADAIHSFIDVLASIALIAGIWLSCLKRENYPYGLYKIENLVSVIIAFLVFLTAWEILTEAVSGGDTTVSFSGWVLFAVAALISVPYILGRYEVRMGRKYNSPGLIADGKQHIVDVLSTSVVFSALFAQYFGIPVDSIAAAIVAFFIAYSGWEILKDSMRTLLDASIDYDTRDRIKSAILSDPMVTGIKDLTARNSGRFIFVEATVNMKRLDLSEAHNASERIELKINEIVPNVERVVIHYEPKEKLHLRYAVPTENPEGKICPHFGEAPYFTILEFSIKDAKLMRKETISNPVVGLERQKGIRSAEFLLTCKPDVIYSKQPLAGKSAEYVFESAGILVKLTGADHTGDLIKEIKSELMMDKGSDPAALTGDKTD